Proteins encoded by one window of Campylobacter concisus:
- the gatA gene encoding Asp-tRNA(Asn)/Glu-tRNA(Gln) amidotransferase subunit GatA translates to MVTLKEALKFSAEEIKNLRAELEAKIIKEKELGAYVEQLANLEIAKLGEGVPIAIKDNIQVKGWNITCASKILQGYVAPYNATVIEKLLGKNLAPFGRTNMDEFAMGSTTESSFYGKTLNPLNHAHVPGGSSGGSAAAVAAGLAVAALGSDTGGSIRQPAAFCGCVGLKPTYGRVSRYGLGAYSSSLDQIGPIAQNVEDAAILYDAIAGHDPKDSTSADVPFVSISDKIDGNKKLKICVIKNYVENASEQTKVALNLAIEKLKSHGHNVTYTNFEDSKYDVAAYYIIATAEASANLSRYDGVRYGRRADAKNLKELYVNSRSEGFGEEVKRRILLGTFVLSSGYYDAYYIKAQKARAHIKAQYEKILEENDLIFMPVAPSTAYKFGAHSDPLQAYLSDIYTISVNLAGLPAISVPVGKDDQNLNVSAQLIAKAWDEQTLINGAKSLENLIKG, encoded by the coding sequence GTGGTAACTTTGAAAGAAGCTTTAAAATTTTCAGCTGAAGAGATAAAAAATTTACGAGCTGAGCTTGAAGCAAAGATCATAAAAGAAAAAGAGCTTGGCGCTTATGTTGAGCAACTAGCAAATTTAGAGATCGCAAAACTAGGCGAGGGCGTACCAATCGCTATAAAAGATAACATCCAGGTAAAAGGCTGGAACATCACGTGTGCTTCTAAAATTTTGCAAGGCTATGTCGCACCTTATAATGCAACTGTCATTGAGAAGCTACTTGGCAAAAATTTAGCTCCATTTGGCCGCACAAATATGGACGAATTTGCGATGGGAAGCACGACTGAGAGTTCATTTTACGGCAAAACACTAAACCCACTAAATCATGCCCATGTCCCAGGTGGCAGTAGCGGTGGCTCAGCAGCAGCAGTCGCAGCTGGACTCGCAGTAGCTGCACTTGGTAGTGATACTGGTGGCTCGATCCGCCAGCCAGCGGCATTTTGCGGATGTGTGGGACTTAAGCCAACTTATGGCAGAGTGAGCAGATATGGCCTTGGCGCCTACTCAAGCAGCCTTGATCAAATAGGTCCGATCGCTCAAAACGTAGAAGACGCAGCTATTTTATATGACGCGATCGCTGGACATGATCCAAAAGATAGCACGAGCGCAGATGTGCCATTTGTGAGTATTAGCGACAAGATAGATGGCAACAAAAAGCTAAAAATTTGTGTCATCAAAAACTACGTCGAAAACGCAAGCGAGCAGACAAAAGTCGCTTTAAATTTAGCTATCGAGAAGCTAAAATCACACGGTCACAACGTAACTTACACAAATTTTGAAGACTCAAAATATGACGTCGCTGCCTACTACATCATCGCAACCGCAGAGGCAAGCGCAAACTTAAGCCGCTACGATGGCGTAAGATATGGCAGACGCGCAGATGCTAAAAATTTAAAAGAGCTATATGTAAATTCACGCTCAGAAGGCTTTGGCGAAGAGGTAAAAAGGAGAATTTTGCTTGGTACATTTGTACTAAGTAGCGGATATTACGACGCTTACTACATCAAAGCGCAAAAAGCAAGAGCGCATATAAAAGCTCAGTACGAGAAAATTTTAGAAGAAAATGATCTCATCTTCATGCCAGTTGCTCCAAGCACAGCTTATAAATTTGGAGCACACAGCGATCCGCTTCAGGCCTATCTAAGCGACATTTACACGATCAGCGTAAATTTAGCAGGTCTACCAGCTATCTCTGTGCCAGTTGGCAAAGATGATCAAAATTTAAACGTGAGCGCCCAGCTCATCGCAAAAGCGTGGGACGAACAGACATTGATAAATGGTGCTAAGAGCCTAGAAAATTTAATAAAAGGATAA
- the guaB gene encoding IMP dehydrogenase, with the protein MKIVKRALTFEDVLLVPQYSEILPKQVDVKTRISKNVTLNIPIVSAAMDTVTEHRTAIMMARLGGIGVIHKNMDVESQAKEVKRVKKSESGVIIDPIFINPEATVAEALSLMSDLHISGVPVIDKDRKLIGILTNRDLRFETNMSTLVKDRMTKAPLITAPKGCTLDDAEKIFSQNRVEKLPIVDKDGRLDGLITIKDLKKRKEYPNANKDNYGRLRVAAAIGVGQIDRAKALVDAGVDVIVIDSAHGHSKGIIDTLKEVKANFKVDVVAGNIANPAAVKDLAEAGADGIKVGIGPGSICTTRIVAGVGVPQISAIDDCASEAAKYGIPVIADGGLKYSGDVAKALAAGAACVMAGSLLAGCEESPGELITFQGRQYKVYRGMGSIGAMTKGSSDRYFQEGTAQDKLVPEGIEGRVPFAGSIKDVIHQLIGGLRSAMGYVGAKDIPTLQEKAEFVEITSAGLKESHVHDVVITHEAPNYKVN; encoded by the coding sequence ATGAAGATAGTAAAGAGAGCTTTAACATTTGAGGATGTGCTTCTTGTGCCGCAATACTCTGAAATTTTGCCAAAGCAAGTTGATGTAAAAACCAGGATCAGCAAAAATGTCACGCTAAATATCCCGATCGTCTCTGCTGCGATGGATACGGTGACTGAGCATAGAACTGCTATCATGATGGCGAGGCTCGGCGGTATCGGTGTCATCCACAAAAATATGGACGTCGAAAGCCAAGCAAAAGAGGTCAAACGCGTTAAAAAAAGCGAAAGTGGCGTCATCATCGATCCTATCTTTATAAATCCAGAAGCGACCGTGGCTGAAGCTCTAAGCCTTATGTCAGATCTTCATATTTCAGGCGTTCCAGTCATCGACAAAGATCGCAAACTAATAGGAATTTTAACAAACCGCGATTTGAGATTTGAGACAAATATGAGCACTTTGGTAAAAGACCGCATGACAAAAGCACCGCTTATCACTGCACCAAAGGGCTGCACGCTTGATGATGCGGAGAAAATTTTCTCTCAAAATAGGGTTGAGAAGCTACCTATCGTCGATAAAGACGGCAGACTTGACGGACTTATCACTATAAAAGATCTAAAAAAACGCAAAGAGTATCCAAACGCAAACAAAGATAACTACGGCAGACTTCGCGTGGCGGCGGCTATTGGTGTGGGTCAGATAGACCGCGCTAAAGCACTAGTTGATGCTGGCGTAGATGTCATCGTCATCGACTCAGCTCACGGCCACTCAAAGGGCATCATCGATACTTTAAAAGAGGTAAAAGCAAATTTTAAAGTTGATGTCGTAGCTGGCAATATCGCAAACCCAGCAGCCGTAAAAGACCTAGCAGAAGCAGGAGCGGACGGCATAAAAGTGGGCATCGGACCAGGATCTATTTGTACTACAAGGATCGTTGCTGGCGTTGGCGTGCCTCAAATTTCAGCGATTGACGACTGCGCAAGCGAAGCAGCGAAATATGGCATCCCAGTTATCGCTGATGGTGGTTTAAAATACTCAGGTGACGTGGCAAAAGCCCTTGCAGCAGGTGCAGCTTGCGTTATGGCTGGTAGCTTACTTGCAGGTTGCGAGGAGAGTCCAGGCGAGCTTATAACATTCCAAGGTCGCCAGTATAAAGTATATCGCGGCATGGGCTCAATAGGCGCTATGACAAAGGGTAGCTCTGACCGCTACTTCCAAGAGGGCACCGCTCAAGACAAGCTTGTACCTGAAGGCATCGAAGGCCGTGTGCCATTTGCTGGCAGTATAAAAGATGTGATCCATCAGCTAATAGGCGGCCTAAGAAGCGCTATGGGCTATGTCGGTGCAAAAGATATCCCAACTCTTCAAGAAAAAGCTGAATTTGTCGAGATAACAAGTGCAGGACTAAAAGAGAGCCACGTTCACGACGTAGTTATCACTCATGAGGCACCAAACTACAAAGTTAATTAG
- the metX gene encoding homoserine O-acetyltransferase MetX: protein MLNLQTKTIKFNEPLYLESGRMLSNFKLIYETYGTLNADKSNVIVICHALTGSHHAAGSYVGDEKAGWWDGLIGSKKAVDTDKFYVICVNILGSCFGSTSPLSVDRSSGKEYRLNFPVLAISDVVKAQVRLFSELGITSVRAVIGGSLGGMQALCYAIEFPEFAQDIVMLASTYQTKPWAIAFNKIAIEAILNDENFKNGEYDAEFIRKNGLKGMAYGRMAGHISFLSPDSMDEKFGRNYVETDGLYELSGRFQVDRYMEYNGYNFPKRFDPLSYLYIVKMMNIFDCTRHYDNLKDALAPIKANLHLIAFKGDLLFPPCCMREIYDTLCEMGRGENTNFVEIDSNYGHDAFLVEIEKFDGYIKNILKG, encoded by the coding sequence GTGTTAAATCTGCAAACTAAAACTATTAAATTTAACGAGCCGCTCTATCTTGAGAGTGGCCGTATGCTATCAAATTTCAAGCTTATTTATGAGACTTACGGCACGCTAAATGCTGATAAAAGCAACGTTATCGTGATCTGCCACGCCTTAACTGGCTCACACCACGCTGCTGGCTCGTACGTAGGCGATGAAAAAGCTGGCTGGTGGGACGGGCTAATAGGCAGTAAAAAGGCGGTCGATACCGATAAATTTTATGTTATCTGCGTAAATATCTTAGGCTCGTGCTTTGGCTCGACTTCGCCGCTAAGTGTGGATAGAAGCAGTGGCAAAGAGTATAGGCTAAATTTCCCAGTCCTTGCCATAAGTGACGTGGTAAAGGCGCAAGTGAGACTATTTAGCGAGCTTGGTATCACAAGTGTAAGAGCCGTGATAGGCGGCAGTCTTGGCGGTATGCAAGCACTTTGCTATGCTATTGAGTTTCCAGAATTTGCCCAGGATATCGTAATGCTAGCAAGCACCTACCAGACTAAGCCATGGGCGATAGCGTTTAACAAAATCGCCATTGAAGCCATTTTGAATGATGAAAATTTTAAAAATGGCGAATACGACGCGGAATTTATAAGGAAAAATGGTCTAAAAGGTATGGCTTACGGCAGGATGGCAGGGCATATCAGCTTTTTAAGTCCTGATAGTATGGATGAGAAATTTGGACGAAACTACGTAGAAACTGACGGTCTTTACGAGCTTTCTGGGCGCTTTCAGGTGGATCGCTACATGGAGTACAACGGCTACAACTTCCCAAAGAGGTTTGATCCGCTAAGCTACCTATATATCGTAAAAATGATGAATATTTTTGACTGTACAAGGCACTATGATAATTTAAAAGACGCCCTTGCGCCGATCAAAGCAAATTTGCATCTAATTGCTTTCAAAGGCGATCTACTCTTTCCACCGTGCTGTATGAGAGAGATTTATGACACACTTTGTGAGATGGGGCGAGGAGAGAATACAAATTTCGTAGAGATAGATAGCAACTACGGCCATGACGCATTTTTGGTCGAGATAGAAAAATTTGATGGATATATAAAAAATATATTAAAAGGATAG
- the xseB gene encoding exodeoxyribonuclease VII small subunit — protein MEQKEQSFEEKLALADKILNDLNKDDVSLENSIKLHEQGKKLLNEAREILENAKLSIKQVDDE, from the coding sequence ATGGAGCAAAAAGAGCAAAGCTTTGAAGAAAAATTAGCCCTAGCAGATAAAATTTTAAACGATCTAAATAAAGATGATGTGAGCCTAGAAAATAGCATAAAGCTTCACGAACAAGGCAAAAAGCTACTAAACGAGGCAAGAGAAATTTTAGAAAACGCAAAACTTAGCATAAAGCAGGTGGATGATGAGTAG
- a CDS encoding carbon-nitrogen hydrolase family protein, protein MSRICALQLPTQPLSEARLDYYLKICADENARLVVLGEYVLNSFFKELISMPKSLIKEQSERKKEALFAMAKKYNLNIVAPIVNLKGKEIFKSLAKFTPTQVKLYDQQILMPYAHWNEAKFFNNTSDELNLPIFTYEKFKVGVMFGFEAHFDVCWAYMSAKKVDIVLVPTACTFFSQARWEELLKVRAFTNNVYVLRVNRVGSHKSDDTQWSFYGDSMLINPFGEVKNRLGKNEEMMIDELSKKELSEARSTWGFMQIEAKFKR, encoded by the coding sequence ATGAGTAGAATTTGTGCTCTTCAGCTACCAACGCAGCCTTTAAGTGAGGCAAGGCTTGATTATTATCTAAAAATTTGTGCGGATGAAAATGCAAGACTTGTTGTGCTTGGTGAATATGTGCTAAATAGCTTTTTTAAAGAGCTCATTAGCATGCCAAAAAGCCTTATAAAAGAGCAGAGCGAGCGTAAAAAAGAGGCTCTTTTTGCAATGGCAAAAAAATATAATCTAAATATTGTTGCACCCATTGTAAATCTAAAAGGTAAGGAAATTTTTAAAAGTCTAGCCAAATTTACCCCAACACAAGTAAAGCTATATGATCAGCAAATTCTCATGCCTTACGCTCACTGGAATGAGGCGAAATTCTTTAATAACACAAGCGATGAGCTAAATTTGCCTATCTTTACCTACGAGAAATTTAAGGTTGGCGTCATGTTTGGCTTCGAGGCGCACTTTGATGTGTGCTGGGCCTATATGAGCGCTAAGAAGGTTGATATCGTGCTCGTGCCAACGGCTTGTACATTTTTCTCGCAGGCGCGCTGGGAGGAGCTTTTAAAGGTTAGAGCCTTTACAAACAACGTCTACGTGCTCCGCGTAAACCGTGTAGGAAGCCATAAAAGTGATGATACGCAGTGGAGCTTTTACGGCGATTCGATGCTTATTAATCCGTTTGGTGAAGTTAAAAATAGGCTTGGTAAAAATGAAGAGATGATGATAGATGAGCTTAGCAAAAAGGAGCTTAGTGAGGCTAGAAGCACTTGGGGTTTTATGCAGATAGAGGCGAAATTTAAAAGATAA
- a CDS encoding MmcQ/YjbR family DNA-binding protein encodes MKRDDIEIYIKEKFDILGEQIFPKYPKINVFRHKKNEKWFALLMEISASKLGLKNDEMIEVLNLKCSPDLAMVLVDEMQIFKAYHMNKKHWISVNLNSKISQKAVFDLIDESFTLSK; translated from the coding sequence TTGAAACGAGATGACATTGAGATATATATAAAAGAGAAATTTGACATTTTAGGTGAGCAAATTTTCCCAAAATATCCAAAAATTAATGTCTTTCGTCACAAGAAAAATGAGAAGTGGTTTGCACTACTTATGGAGATAAGCGCTAGCAAGCTTGGTCTTAAAAATGACGAAATGATAGAAGTTTTAAATCTAAAATGCAGCCCAGATCTAGCCATGGTGCTAGTTGATGAGATGCAAATTTTTAAGGCATATCATATGAATAAAAAGCACTGGATAAGTGTAAATTTAAACTCCAAAATCTCACAAAAAGCCGTTTTTGATCTGATAGATGAAAGCTTTACCTTAAGCAAATAA
- the murC gene encoding UDP-N-acetylmuramate--L-alanine ligase: MKKVHFIGIGGIGISAIARFLHEKGHKISGSDIKESKTTLELKDEGIEVITPHCKEAIKDQDFVVYSAAIKEDNIELVEARRKGIKCFSRKEILPYVLEDKCVFAVAGAHGKSTTSAMLASLIEGSVIIGAISKQFGSNMRYAKSDNVVFEADESDSSFLNSNPYLAIVTNAEPEHMEHYDYDLAKFYAAYKGFLERAKVRVINAEDEFLSTLKLDAIRLYPSTDITELTMVVKDYQPYTSFNLKNLGKFEAFGMGEHIAIDASLAILAAMHETPLKDIRENLLNFKGIKKRFDILCANKNFILIDDYAHHPTEIKATLKSVFEYAKILGINSVTAIFQPHRYTRLSTNLPGFKECFKGVDELVILPVYAAGENPIEVDMKSEFSEYNPIFTDKVERVEEGIEFTDEFGVKNRLSDGIVVGFGAGDISVQLRGGY; this comes from the coding sequence ATCAAAAAAGTCCATTTCATAGGCATCGGCGGCATCGGCATCTCAGCCATCGCTAGATTTTTACATGAAAAAGGTCACAAGATAAGCGGCAGCGACATCAAAGAGAGCAAGACGACTCTTGAGCTAAAAGATGAAGGCATTGAGGTTATCACGCCACACTGCAAAGAGGCGATAAAAGACCAAGACTTTGTGGTCTATTCAGCTGCGATAAAAGAGGATAACATCGAGCTAGTGGAGGCCAGACGAAAGGGCATAAAGTGCTTTTCAAGAAAAGAAATTTTGCCTTATGTGCTTGAAGATAAGTGTGTTTTTGCAGTAGCTGGCGCACACGGCAAGAGCACGACTTCAGCGATGCTAGCAAGCCTTATTGAGGGTTCAGTCATCATCGGCGCCATCTCAAAACAGTTTGGTTCAAATATGCGCTACGCTAAAAGCGATAACGTCGTATTTGAGGCAGACGAGAGTGACTCTAGCTTTCTAAACTCAAACCCATATCTAGCCATCGTCACAAATGCAGAGCCAGAGCACATGGAGCACTATGACTATGATCTAGCTAAATTTTACGCAGCCTACAAGGGCTTTTTGGAGCGTGCAAAGGTTAGGGTGATAAATGCTGAGGACGAGTTTTTAAGCACGCTTAAGCTTGATGCGATCAGGCTTTATCCAAGCACCGACATTACCGAGCTTACGATGGTTGTAAAAGACTATCAGCCATACACCAGCTTTAACCTTAAAAATTTAGGCAAATTTGAAGCCTTTGGCATGGGCGAGCATATCGCCATAGACGCATCTTTGGCCATCCTTGCTGCGATGCACGAGACGCCGCTAAAAGACATAAGAGAAAATTTGCTAAATTTTAAAGGCATTAAAAAGCGTTTTGACATACTTTGTGCAAACAAAAATTTCATCCTAATCGACGACTACGCGCACCATCCAACCGAGATAAAAGCGACGCTAAAATCAGTCTTTGAATACGCCAAAATTTTAGGCATAAACAGCGTCACAGCGATATTTCAGCCACACCGCTACACAAGACTTAGCACAAATTTACCTGGCTTTAAAGAGTGCTTTAAAGGCGTTGATGAGCTTGTCATCTTGCCAGTTTATGCAGCTGGGGAAAATCCGATCGAAGTTGATATGAAGAGTGAATTTAGCGAGTATAACCCGATCTTTACCGACAAGGTCGAGAGGGTTGAAGAGGGGATAGAATTTACAGATGAATTTGGCGTGAAAAACCGCCTAAGTGATGGCATCGTAGTTGGCTTTGGAGCGGGTGATATCAGCGTGCAGCTAAGAGGCGGATATTAA
- a CDS encoding endonuclease MutS2 has translation MTEEIFLKLDLGEYLEKFNSFLARQKPLFLQGDSKIHFENISELSKYDFKAPDEIKELDDALIRLSKQAVLHISEIYEFAKIIKYFSYLKKQKFEGRLGEWIAKVEIPEAMSQMANSFDENGEFSDSVDERFYAIKQAFSEKKRQIDAELKRLIYSKHITPYLVDTQTHYINSQEALLVRGGFNHALKGTVIARSSGGYFYVAPVSTERLKKEQSELLDRKEEIIFEHCKKFSLQMSKSLLFLKFINNAFDQFDAYQARVNLARSRDYEFVLPNSSHVIKLEKFAHPALKNPKSVSVDFSKKVLLITGVNAGGKSMLLKSIISATLLAKYLLPMRIDANRSSIGSFKEFDTIIEDPQSVKNDISTFAGRMVHFAKLFTKKSIIIGIDEIELGTDFEEAASLYGVMIERLITQDIKMIITTHHKRLAMLLAKNPEVELVAALYDEAAQRPKFEFLKGTIGKSYAFETAARYGISQNLVAQAKKIYGEDKENLNEIITKTLNLQTKLDEGIKEVTTKEERLERLLEEQKELKEKNEIKLNATIARLEKEYYEAINAAKAVINFKDIKDKQRALNVANEKKTAIVKSKKTERESLKVGDRVKYENIKGTVLSISKNDAMIESNGINLRVPLELLRKNGNEVVLPKKGGVSLSVDKPKTASLSLDLHGMRADEAIAKLDKFISDSLVMGFDEVSVFHGIGTGKLAFAVKNFLKEHPSVKEFFDAPANQGGYGAKIVRL, from the coding sequence ATGACTGAAGAGATATTTTTAAAGCTCGATCTGGGCGAGTATTTAGAGAAATTTAACTCTTTTTTAGCAAGGCAAAAGCCGCTATTTTTACAAGGCGATAGCAAAATCCACTTTGAAAATATTAGCGAGCTTTCAAAGTATGATTTTAAGGCGCCTGATGAGATAAAAGAACTTGATGACGCGCTAATTAGACTTAGCAAGCAAGCAGTACTTCACATCAGCGAAATTTACGAGTTTGCAAAGATTATTAAGTATTTTTCGTATCTAAAAAAGCAAAAATTTGAAGGCAGGCTTGGCGAGTGGATCGCAAAGGTTGAAATCCCTGAAGCGATGAGCCAGATGGCAAACAGCTTTGATGAAAACGGCGAGTTTAGCGACAGCGTGGATGAGAGATTTTATGCGATAAAGCAGGCATTTAGCGAGAAAAAGCGCCAGATCGACGCCGAGCTTAAAAGGCTCATCTACTCAAAGCACATCACGCCCTATCTAGTCGATACCCAGACGCACTACATCAACTCGCAAGAGGCACTTTTGGTGCGTGGTGGCTTTAATCACGCCCTAAAAGGCACCGTGATCGCTAGAAGCTCAGGCGGATACTTCTACGTCGCACCTGTAAGCACCGAGCGCCTAAAAAAGGAGCAAAGCGAGCTACTTGATAGAAAAGAAGAGATCATTTTTGAGCACTGCAAGAAATTTAGCCTGCAGATGAGTAAGAGCCTGCTCTTTTTGAAATTTATAAATAACGCTTTTGATCAGTTTGACGCATATCAGGCTCGAGTAAATTTGGCTAGATCACGTGACTATGAGTTTGTTTTGCCAAACAGCTCGCATGTCATAAAGCTTGAGAAATTTGCCCATCCAGCGCTTAAAAATCCAAAGAGCGTGAGCGTGGATTTTAGCAAAAAGGTGCTTCTCATTACTGGCGTAAATGCTGGTGGCAAGTCGATGCTTTTAAAATCAATCATCTCAGCCACGCTACTTGCAAAGTATCTGCTGCCTATGCGTATCGACGCAAACCGCTCAAGCATCGGCTCTTTTAAAGAATTTGATACGATTATAGAAGATCCGCAAAGTGTGAAAAACGACATCTCGACCTTTGCTGGCAGGATGGTGCATTTTGCAAAGCTTTTTACTAAAAAATCGATCATCATCGGTATCGACGAGATTGAGCTTGGCACCGATTTTGAGGAGGCTGCGAGCTTGTATGGCGTCATGATAGAGCGCCTCATCACTCAAGATATCAAAATGATCATCACGACCCACCACAAGCGCCTTGCGATGCTATTAGCTAAAAACCCAGAGGTTGAGCTAGTGGCGGCACTTTATGACGAGGCGGCTCAAAGGCCTAAATTTGAGTTTTTAAAGGGCACGATCGGCAAGTCTTACGCCTTTGAAACAGCGGCAAGATACGGCATATCTCAAAATTTAGTGGCTCAGGCAAAGAAAATTTATGGCGAAGATAAAGAGAATTTAAACGAGATCATCACAAAGACGCTAAATTTACAAACTAAGCTTGATGAGGGGATAAAAGAGGTCACGACAAAAGAGGAGCGGCTGGAGCGCTTGCTTGAGGAGCAAAAAGAGCTAAAAGAGAAAAATGAGATCAAGCTAAATGCGACTATTGCGCGCCTTGAAAAAGAGTATTATGAAGCGATAAATGCGGCAAAAGCTGTTATAAATTTCAAGGACATAAAAGACAAGCAAAGAGCTCTAAATGTGGCAAATGAGAAAAAAACTGCCATCGTTAAGTCTAAAAAAACTGAGCGTGAGAGCCTAAAAGTAGGCGATAGAGTGAAGTATGAAAATATCAAAGGCACGGTTTTAAGCATCTCTAAAAATGACGCGATGATCGAGTCAAATGGCATAAATTTGCGCGTGCCACTTGAGCTTTTAAGAAAAAATGGCAACGAGGTAGTCTTGCCTAAAAAAGGTGGCGTAAGTTTAAGTGTCGATAAGCCAAAAACGGCCTCGCTCTCGCTCGATCTGCACGGCATGAGAGCTGACGAGGCGATAGCTAAGCTTGATAAATTTATCTCAGATAGTCTTGTTATGGGATTTGACGAGGTTAGCGTATTTCACGGCATCGGCACTGGCAAACTCGCCTTTGCTGTTAAAAATTTCTTAAAAGAGCATCCAAGCGTGAAAGAGTTTTTTGACGCACCGGCAAATCAGGGTGGATACGGCGCTAAAATAGTCAGGCTTTAA
- a CDS encoding EAL domain-containing protein, which yields MFVLGSIFLVENLAVFYFKFNNASAENGFNLRKKVDYLTYQYVDYFKNVSKYDVANFQSYINDSAMGDVLLLKDDNKNGYKVVASSDKRIINQEFNDKSCGNIFAHNFQKDYFWAKILPENAAQVCMFVPVGEYILGFKGKVDQRITGTHDEYFFEWLLNNMALTFILSLIGAIVALSTCIWYAVKYIKEKNNYNALKIDTKKQIEELGEKLYIDPMTGLLNKTALVRDINSYENPKVVLIDIDDFGKMNDFYGKFACDQILVKMADLISEFAKDENMKAYCIEADRFALVEDSDSFIDRYEDMVEDLIEIFKGRMLSIVDEDGREIEGIEIHSTIGFALDSDQTLRKATIALKTAKEQDKDYVCYFKGLNQKEEYATQIERSKLIQYATINNNIVPYFQPIVNDQKVPVKYECLIRLLDRGDVISPNVFLDISKRIKRYADLEKQLIKKCFKQLVEDKNLVLSINLSSRDMIDGDVSSLVLNLLNKHNVAGRVVFEIVEDEELKNLERVSNFIERVKSMGAKIAIDDFGSGYSNFSYIIKIKPDYVKIDGSIIKDIDINKDSHSIASAIVAFAKDLGIKTIAEYVHSKEIFEICKEIGVDEFQGFYFGAPERAGS from the coding sequence GTGTTTGTTTTGGGAAGTATTTTTTTAGTCGAAAACCTGGCAGTTTTTTATTTTAAATTTAATAATGCTTCTGCTGAAAATGGTTTTAATCTTCGAAAGAAAGTTGATTATTTGACATATCAATATGTTGATTATTTCAAAAATGTTAGCAAATATGATGTCGCAAATTTCCAATCTTACATTAACGATAGTGCTATGGGTGATGTTCTTTTATTAAAGGATGATAATAAAAATGGATACAAGGTCGTAGCATCTTCAGATAAAAGAATAATAAATCAAGAGTTTAATGACAAAAGCTGTGGAAATATCTTTGCTCATAATTTCCAAAAAGATTATTTTTGGGCAAAAATTTTGCCAGAAAATGCTGCTCAAGTTTGTATGTTTGTGCCAGTTGGAGAGTATATATTAGGCTTTAAAGGAAAGGTTGATCAACGTATTACTGGTACGCATGATGAGTACTTTTTTGAGTGGCTTTTAAATAATATGGCTTTAACATTCATCTTAAGCCTCATTGGTGCAATAGTTGCTTTGTCTACTTGTATATGGTACGCGGTTAAATATATAAAAGAAAAAAATAACTATAACGCATTAAAAATAGATACTAAAAAACAGATAGAAGAGCTTGGAGAAAAGCTTTATATCGATCCAATGACTGGACTTTTAAATAAAACAGCATTGGTGCGTGATATTAATAGCTATGAAAATCCTAAAGTAGTGCTTATAGATATTGACGATTTTGGCAAGATGAATGACTTTTACGGTAAATTTGCATGTGACCAGATTTTGGTCAAGATGGCTGATTTGATCAGTGAATTTGCCAAAGATGAGAATATGAAAGCTTACTGTATAGAAGCAGATAGGTTTGCTCTGGTAGAAGATAGTGATAGCTTTATCGATAGATATGAAGATATGGTTGAAGATTTGATAGAAATTTTTAAAGGCCGTATGCTAAGTATAGTTGATGAAGATGGTAGAGAGATAGAAGGTATCGAGATACATAGTACAATAGGCTTTGCTCTTGATAGTGACCAAACACTAAGAAAAGCAACAATAGCGTTAAAAACAGCAAAAGAGCAAGATAAAGACTATGTTTGTTATTTCAAAGGGCTAAATCAAAAAGAGGAATACGCAACTCAAATAGAACGCTCTAAACTGATACAATACGCCACTATAAATAACAATATTGTTCCTTATTTTCAGCCTATAGTTAATGACCAAAAGGTACCTGTAAAATACGAATGCTTGATAAGACTTTTAGATAGAGGCGATGTTATATCACCAAATGTCTTTTTAGATATCTCAAAGCGTATTAAGCGTTATGCTGATCTTGAGAAACAACTCATTAAAAAGTGTTTTAAGCAGCTTGTAGAGGATAAGAATTTAGTACTTTCTATAAATTTAAGTAGTAGAGATATGATCGATGGTGATGTTAGCTCACTTGTTTTAAATTTATTGAACAAGCACAATGTTGCTGGTAGAGTGGTGTTTGAGATCGTTGAAGATGAAGAGCTTAAAAATTTAGAGAGAGTTTCAAATTTTATCGAGCGTGTAAAAAGCATGGGCGCAAAGATCGCTATTGATGATTTTGGCTCAGGATATTCAAATTTTTCTTACATTATAAAGATCAAGCCTGACTACGTGAAGATCGATGGCTCTATTATAAAAGATATAGACATAAATAAAGATTCACACTCTATCGCAAGTGCGATCGTGGCATTTGCAAAAGACCTTGGTATAAAAACTATTGCTGAATATGTGCATTCAAAAGAGATATTTGAAATCTGTAAAGAGATCGGCGTAGATGAGTTCCAGGGCTTTTATTTTGGTGCACCAGAGCGTGCCGGCTCATAA